The window TCCCAGACAGCTGGGACGGAAtgaggctggagggagggaaatTCCTGTCCGAGTGCCTCAGCCAAGCCCAGAGCACACAGGGAGTGAGTTTACTCACACGGTCGCGAGCTTTTACAGTTGCAACATCGGGACGACCTTCAGTTGGCTACTCGTGCGTCACGCGCTTGTTAGCCATCTGCGCAGGAAGTGATTCAGGCAGGCCGacactttcctcctctcctctcttacACAAATCCGTCCGTACTCCGAGACACGGTCGCGTCGGAGTGCTTACCTGGAGCGTGGACAGCTGCGTCTGCTTGGACAGGAGGGCCTTCTCCTGTTCCGACGGGTAGGCGTTGTAGCGGTGCTCGTACAACCAGTCCCGGAGGATCTGGACCGACTCTTTAGGCAGATTCCCCCTCCGCTTCCTCTTTCCGTTGCTCCCGCCGCTGGATGACAGATCCAGGGGGGTGTCCACGCTGTCCTCGTCTTCCGTCTCGCTCCCCGACAGCATCATCAAACCTGCGCGAAGAcagaaaagggggaggggccaTGAGGACGAGCAGGAGGGGAGCGGAACGGGCATCTTCTGTCACCCGATGTGTCAGAGGCAAGCTGTCAAGTTTGGCCATGTGATTCATACAAGGAGGGGAGGGGCGcgtgatgtggtgtgtgtgtgtgtgtgtgtgtgtggtgtgtgtgtgtgttgtgtgtgtgtgtgtgtgtcacagttaCAGAACCTGCCCCGTGAAACACAAACCAGGTCCAGAGCACAGACACAGAGCACAAACTTGGATTAAGTAAAGTAAACCAGGCGGCCCACAGCAGCACCAATCACTCTGGAATGGTAACAAGGCATTTGGGACGATCACAGAGCGGCTCTCTTTGATCCAGACATGTCTAATCAAAGCCACAAAACAGGATCGTGCTTAtacaaaagagaaagaaacccAAAATAACATCACAAAATAGGGAGACGCTGAATCCGTTTCCGGGGTTTAAAATCAGTTTACAGGCATACACAAGTGAGGGACCGAATCCGTTTTGGACAGACTGTTATTtagcaacattaaaaaaataataattaaaaagatgTTGAGTTTTTCCAGGCGTGTAGTTCAAGGTCACTGCGAAGAATGGTGAAAAGAGGACGAAAATCCAAGTTTGCGATCAGCCAAAGTAGTGGGAAAGAAATAAGAAAGTTCCCAAAGTCTGAACAGGATGAGGTAATTATGTAGGCTGGGGAAAAACGGGGGGAGGGGAGACCTGTTGCAAATCAGCGTCTCCAGACTAAACAAAAGAATCCAAGGCTGCGTGCTTCTTTGTGCGCGATTCAAAAGTTTCTGAGGCCCAACTAAGAGTTCGCCGACGACCCCGCACACGCAGGAGCCCCGCACGGCGGAGCCGTGGGTAAAATGTGCGTTAAAGCCACGAGCTGACGCGGTTTTGTGAGTTTTTAAGAACTTGGATGAGGGGTTTctattgtgtgtgcgtgcgcgctgCACCACGAGGTCCGTGAATGCAACAACTTCCCACAATGAGGTCAGGATGAACATTAGCCTACTTTTAAGATTTAGACACACTTGAAGACGCTGGGGGTGATTGATTTCGATACCAGCCGTTATTAAAAAAAGACCCTTATTTTAATATCATAAGAGTTTACGTGCTTTTAGAAACATTTTAGAGCTCAGAAGCCTCGTTTAAAACTACAACTTTTCACTTCTATCCTCACTTTCCCCCCAACTTTACCTCAAAAATCTCACCAGTcgctgatttttcttttttttaaaatagggAAGCTCCgttgtttcctctttatttgACGTTTTGCGTTAACCTAATTCCACGgtgacaagaaaaacaacacgcACGTCGAGGCACCCGCGCGTAATGTGTCAACGCGtcgattaaaaaaagaaaaaggcctcATCAAATGGTTTTGGGAACGTTGGACAAAAGGTGAAGGTATGATCTGACATCGCGCCAGCACATGGCAGGAGAAAAAGCCCCCTGTCACGTCTGGGAAGGAAACAATAGACTGCGTGGTTTACATGAGGGGAAACGGCTCAATTCGTCCTTTCtgcgctctcctctctgctttccCCCCTGGTCTCGACAGAATTGCTGAGAAAAGCTGCCCACCTACCCTTTTTGGTCTTCATCTCCGGGGGTAAATGTCCACTTTTCCCTCGCCAGGCGCGGATGAAAATCGCCTTTGTGTTGGTGCggtgtttttctctctccccccttcttcttttcctccacaaTGTGTATCCAAACTCCTTACTCATCAAATTTCTTCGCCTCCTTTTCGTGCGTGTGCAGCCTGTCCTGCGCCTCCTTGTTTTGGACAGTTGAGCGTTATTACCTGGAGTCCGTGCGCGTCCCGTCGCCTCAAAGCCTTTGACTCgttgccgtgtgtgtgtgtgtttgatcctGAAACTGGGTGACAGCTATCTTTGACAGCTGCGTGACTCAACGCACGGAGATCCTCCCACcgtggagggcaggagggagggaaaaaagtctCTGACATCAGCGCGCCTTGTTCCACTGACATGAATACGCACTTGCTTACTTTAAATCGCCGCAAACCCCGAAtagaaagcaaaaataaataaataaggggGAGAAAGGAATGGGTCGATCAGTTGTGGTGCGTGAAAATGCAATGAGGGTGCGGGGGGTGCGGGGAGTCGGCTTGATTTGGGCGGGCGAACGTTGCATTCACAACAACAGGCTGCTCTGGAGCACTGCGGACCTCGTGGTTGCGTCTTACGTAAATAATaataagggaaaaaaacactcaaTGAAGTCACCTATTATGGCTGCGGGATTTTGCGTTTCTTCAGATTATGATCAACGCTCCATGCAGCAGTTTTTTTAATGCGTCAAGAAGCCGAAAAATGCAAAATTTCAACACGTTTGCGTTGGGTAATTGGATGAATAGTGCTTTCCAGTTAGCGctctctttatttaaatagccAACCGTCTGCTAATTATAGGGAGAGtgtggttgggtttttttggtaaTGTTTTGGACACCATTCTTTCGTTTTGCTTTCGATATTACGCGGCGATTGAGGAAACGGGGAGGCGTAGCGGGGGTAACCTTGTTGCATCTGAAGGTTAGTGCACCAGTTCAGGTTTCTAAAGACAACAGTACAGAAAAGGAAACGATCAATGTCCTCATTTGTATGCTGCGCGCAGCCCTGCGACAGCTGCTGGGGAATCTTTGCATACATTTCATCCACACACCCTCATGTCTGTCTGGGAAGCGAAATGGCGCCACCTTGTGTGCAGTTTTCGAAATGCACGTGAAGGCACCACCAAGCCAGAACTGCCAGGTGCTTTGTCGCCCTCTTGTGTACGCATGCAGAATCGCATCTGTTGGTAAATTTTCTAATTTTTTACTTTCAATATGATACAACCCACCTATACTTCGTAAACACAGTCAATATGACTCAAACAGCCTAAATTTAACTGTTTTTAACACAATAACATGTCATAAAGGTCAACATCAACTACTCCTGTTTTATTACTTTTACAGTTTTGTTGAAAGCCAACttgatattttttaaagaaatgttttatctaGTTATTGTCCTATTTTTAAGGTAACTGAATACAGCATGTTTTATAAAATCGTAAATTTAACTGGAACATTTTAGCACGAATCGACAAAGAAAAGTCtctttgttattgttttatcaCCCAACGTTGTGACTCTGAGTCATCACGCCCTTGGGCTCCAACATTTCAGGCATAACATGAAAGTTTGCAGCCGCGTCAAGTTGGCCGCACACAGCGCACCTGGCACCGGATATCCCGCGGGTTGACTTTCACAATACAGCCggtaagttgttttttttcgcTTCCAACAAGTTCATGCAAActgttttcttgtcttgtgCAAATCTGAACGCTACCACATTTTACTGCCAGTATTGGCCAGTGAGTTTTAAGGACGTTCATGGCATTTTAATGCCTTTGACTAGACAGTACATCTATTTGAAACGAGGACTTCACCGTAATTAACACCACAATCTAAGCATCTCCATTTACGTGGCGGCGCTGGCATTACTCAATGAGACCGcttgttaaatatttaattattttattaccGGAGATATTAAGATAGAGGTGGCAGCTTTGGCGCGTTATATAGCCTGTAacgcttttactttgaaagcgCACAAGCGGAAGCAGTGCCTGTTCACATCTCCGAACTCGCTCGTCAAGAAGCAGTCAGTTAGTGTCCTGTAACAGTGTGAAGTCTAAAATTAGGGAGGCACCCCGACACTGAATGACGCAAGGGGGCTAAACTGGACCGTGTTCCCGTCTGTTGGTGTCCACTGATATCGGAACCATGGGGACGCTCGCTACAACTTTGATGACATGGAGGTTATTTTCGGTTGCCGCTGTCATCTCGCCGTAACAGCCGGGCCGCGCTGCTCTTTATAAAGGACTGGGAAAATGCAGCTGTACAGCAGTGCGCTCACACACTACCCGAGGGCGTCCCGCAAAGTTACGCTAACTTTACAGGCCCGATCCGAGCCGCTGAACGGAGCCGGGCCGAACCCGGGCGAGGCCGAACAGGCGGAATTTCCACACCCAGCGTCAACTTCCACGACCAACGGAGATCCGGTGAGAGAGGGCGCTCCTTCCGCAAACATGCCCGCGGACCACCAGTTCTCCTGCTACGAGGCTTCCTCGGTGAGGCCGGTCTACTTCACCTCCACCGCTGAGATTTCCATCCGCAGACCCGATGGGGAGGAGAGGTCCGTGCCCGTGCACATCGTGAGAGAATCCAAGAGCAAGGCGGCCTGTTCGGGCTCCCATGAGCCTGAAACTTTCCTCTACCGCGactctgatctgatggatctcaTCGATCATCTAAGAATTGGGCCAGAGGAGGTTTTTCCTGAGTTGCTTGGAGATCGCCACCTGCACGCCAACACCGCCTGCAGGTCCAGaacggaggaggagaagaagagcgaGGATGGTGCCGATGCAGGGATGGACGTCGACTACAGGAGAGCAGAGTGGACCTCAATGAACGGAGAAGCTCCACTTCCTTCCAGACCAACGCAGCCAGTTGCTCCGGCGTCGGATGAGCTCGGCGTTCTCCAGGAGCCTCCCCCTCAGAGATGCAAAGAGCGAGAGGACGCCGACGATAAGGTCACCAGGTACCTGGCGGAGGTAGAGACACAGAACCAGTACCTCCAGGAGAGGCGCAAGTACAGATACCACATCATCCCCGACGGCAACTGCCTGTACAGAGCCGTGTGCAAAGCCACGTACGGGGACCAGGGGCGGCACGgcgagctgagggaggagacggTGCACCACATCGCAGACCACCTGGACGAGTTCAACCCCATCATCGAAGGGGACGTAGGGGAGTTCCTGATCAGCGCGGCGCAGGACGGCACCTGGGCCGGCTACCCCGAGCTGCTCGCCATGAGCCAGATGCTCAACACCACCGTTTACCTGACCACGGGCGGCAGCCTGGAGAGCCCCACCGTCTCCACCATGGGCCACTACCTCGGCGAGGACGACCCTTCCAGACCGGCCATCTGGCTGAGTTGGCTCAGCAACGGTCACTACGACGTCCTTTTGGACAAGAGCCTCCCCAACCCCGAGTACGAGGACTGGTGCCGGCACTCGCAGATGCAGAGGAAAAGGGACGAGGAGCTGGCCAAGTCCATGGCGGCCTCCTTGTCCAAGATGTACTCTGAGCAGAACGGATGTGCGTGAAcgagctgctgcacagcagatttttatATGAGTTCCATGAGCTGGAGAGAAGGGAAGTGCAGTGCACGCTGAATTTTTGTATATTTCTGAAAGTGTGTGGACCTGTTCATTCACTGAACACCAATAGTATTTATTTGTCTATTTTACAGACTGGTTCTTCTTATTTTTTAATATGTTATGTTTGCATCCTAAAACATGTCCTTGGgttgtctgttgtttttttttgggtttctttcACATTGAGCTTCAAAAGTCCAATCAGAAAACTGCCATTTGTGCTTGGAAGGAAAAATTTTGGGTTCTTTTACTacgttttcaaaataaagtcctGAAGGATATTGTGTTTCAGTATTTGCCTGTTTTTTACTGGCAGAATTACTCAGATATGATGGTTGTTCTGCTGTCTCACATGGTCGGACTTGTTTGCTACCTCTTCCCTTCCTAATGTGAAAAGTGGGGGTTGGAATAAAGAGCATGCTTTTACTCTGAAATCCTAGATTCCACCTTGGCCGAGCTGCCGATGTGACGTTAAAGTGTTGGTCTTGGCTCTCCTGAGGGAAACATTTGACCCTATGAATCAAAGCATCCACATCactttctgctgctctcagcccCCAGAAACCACTTTAGAGACATCGCAATAGTAAAGCTGCACAACTCTTCAGactttaaataataattcaatatttacatttttggtATATTTGAGTTCTGactttttacctttttttaatattctgtcaaaatggagaaaagccgattattcttttttttaaaaaaaacaaaacaaaaaccttgtAGGACAGAGCTCTGGGATGAAGGATTGAAAACTAAACCATTTAAATCATTAGATTTGTTTTTCACTATTTTACTAACACTCAGCTGTGATGCGTCACTCCAAATCTCAATAAACAATACTGCCAAGCAAATTTTAATACCAATAAAGAAAACCACAGATTCAATAAGCCTCGTTaagattttattatttatgtgtttatttgattttagCCAGTCCTTTCTTCTGGTGCCCGTCGCCCCCGGCTCTTTTTACACtctcaccagtagggggcagtgtaGCGTCCCGCAGCTCCGGCTAAAGTTGCTGTCAACTCAGAGCAACATTGACTTCATCAGACAGAACAATCAGCACCAAACTCAACACATCTGGATTGATAAACTACAtgtgttaaaaacaacaacaaatcaaGTCTGGTCTTTATCCCAGGTTCCCAATCATGAGAACAGCAAAGCACACAGCTGCCACAATTGGCCCCTTTCATGAAACCTTGGCTCCTTTGCTGATCAAAACTTTATCATGGGATTATAACAGACCGCTGCAGGCGTCAGAGGATGACGTAACCCTGCAGTCATGTGGACGTTGCCGAGCAAAAActtactaaaagaaaaaaagaaaaaagagattGCGCGCAGGAGGGGAGCGTCCCCACGCTGCGCCGGTGCGCGTCACACGGGCCATTAAGTATTTAGGCTTCAGAGCTGAGGGTCACAGCGGACCTGGCAGACGGCTTCACCCGCAGCCGCCGGCGCACGCTGAGCGCGCACACACCGAGGGAGCAGCCGGAGAAGTCGATGACGGAGCGCGGGTGTGAAGGaaaccccctcctcccaccaccaccaaacgGACGCGGCATCGGTGCAGAAGTTACTGGATACACTCGgagaaggcggcggcggcgcggatCTGACCCGGGGACGGGGAGGCGGACATGTCGGGCCACCGGGTGCAGTTCGCAGACCTCCCTCCAAACCACCAGAAAGGAGGTCCCAAATTTCACAGTAAGGCTTTAATCGGATTCTACCAGAACTAGACTGATACAACTAACAACTGATACACGTGGGGGAACTTTTGAAGCCTTTTAAGCTGTCTCATaagatgttttttctttccccaaTCTCTGCTTTTACAGAGTTTAGGCTTCTTGAACTACTAATGTGGCAGTAATAATGCATTTATCCCCTTAAAtctgctcagcttctgttattAAACAGGCTGTGAAGCATGTGATGTTCCTCCTGTGGTGCTGGTTTGTAGCAATAATCACTTCAGACCTATCTAAAGTgacatttcttccattttatcTGCTTCTAACCATTTTCTATAATCAAGCAAAGACTCCCCGGGGCGACGCTCTCTCCCAAATGTTCCATCCACCTTGACATTTGTCACGTTAATAGCTCCGAAGAGGGAGCGAcgcactcctgctgctgcctgctgcagtGTGTGCATTACAGCATGGAGCGCGGAGATGCTGAGCTCATCTCCATGGCGACGGGGGTTGAATGACAGGACACGGGCGATGGAGAGTCTCCCGCTCGCATCAGAAGCCTTCCAGGAGGGTGCATGTGCAGCACCCTCCGCTTGTCTGGTGACGCAATGGTGCGTCGTGTCCGCGAGGCCACGCTGGCGGCTGTGGCATCAAAATGGCGTTTACCTGTCACACGCATTCAGGGGGGAAACGGCTGACGTGCGcggctcaggctcaggttgcAGACAGGATGGCGGCTGCTTCGACAGACCTCACATCGGAGCAGAACCCGCCTTACCTCGCTGCGGCGGCTGGTGCTGCCTGACAACCAGCCGCTTGCTAGCTGGAGGTTACTTATTTGGTTGGGAGAGTTTCCAGGAAAGCTCCATTAAACACAAAAAGCCTTGATTAGCCTGTCTAATCGTGCGCTGTGGAACCTTTCACACAGAAGTCCTTGGATTCTGG is drawn from Takifugu flavidus isolate HTHZ2018 chromosome 17, ASM371156v2, whole genome shotgun sequence and contains these coding sequences:
- the LOC130513594 gene encoding OTU domain-containing protein 1 is translated as MQLYSSALTHYPRASRKVTLTLQARSEPLNGAGPNPGEAEQAEFPHPASTSTTNGDPVREGAPSANMPADHQFSCYEASSVRPVYFTSTAEISIRRPDGEERSVPVHIVRESKSKAACSGSHEPETFLYRDSDLMDLIDHLRIGPEEVFPELLGDRHLHANTACRSRTEEEKKSEDGADAGMDVDYRRAEWTSMNGEAPLPSRPTQPVAPASDELGVLQEPPPQRCKEREDADDKVTRYLAEVETQNQYLQERRKYRYHIIPDGNCLYRAVCKATYGDQGRHGELREETVHHIADHLDEFNPIIEGDVGEFLISAAQDGTWAGYPELLAMSQMLNTTVYLTTGGSLESPTVSTMGHYLGEDDPSRPAIWLSWLSNGHYDVLLDKSLPNPEYEDWCRHSQMQRKRDEELAKSMAASLSKMYSEQNGCA